Proteins encoded in a region of the Mercenaria mercenaria strain notata chromosome 1, MADL_Memer_1, whole genome shotgun sequence genome:
- the LOC123530771 gene encoding uncharacterized protein LOC123530771 isoform X2: protein MMHRRQASDADISWFKFPRLPTEEEQKLSLMEKWRKHLERKKKQGDTCLTVFFMRALMVFQAPTQIYAFMYYIIPYVFDGYSPWTIYYMKVFAWFVLLNGLANWLCVILYDPHYAKTKDNPFLQLDKQYETLPDQFIAPIQQATSNQNELNGHCVYDMTSKEALPWNFCKECAMHVPPRTHHCSFCKKCILKRDHHCFMVGNCIGFKNQRYFIVLAFYAMITGVVGGYFTFKYVREVVWPDLDSWSDVFFPITIFRCLIGYIKGINCLLIVHIYLEFLFGVIGFVYFTSQMTISANGKTLFEVAKKVPIRNMNTMNRNFKSVFGDFWALNFLFPMTLIFRQRDDGIHWDGVKIDHNANEKWKDDGEVL, encoded by the exons ATGATGCACCGACGCCAAGCCAGTGATGCCGATATATCATGGTTTAAGTTTCCAAGGTTGCCAACAGAGGAAGAGCAAAAGCTTTCTTTAATGGAAAAGTGGCGTAAACATttggaaagaaagaaaaaacaagggGACACTTGCTTAACAGTT ttcTTCATGCGAGCTCTCATGGTGTTCCAAGCCCCTACTCAGATTTATGCGTTCATGTATTACATCATACCTTATGTGTTTGACGGCTACAGCCCATGGACAATATACTACATGAAAGTTTTTGCTTGGTTTGTGTTGCTGAATGGACTAGCTAATTGGTTATGTGTAATTCTGTACGACCCACATTATGCAAAAACTAAAGACAACCCTTTTCTGCAACTGGATAAACAATATGAAACTCTGCCTGATCAGTTTATAGCACCAATCCAACAGGCAACCAGTAATCAGAACGAATTAAACGGACACTGTGTGTATGATATGACATCAAAGGAGGCTCTACCTTGGAACTTTTGTAAGGAATGTGCAATGCATGTGCCGCCTCGTACTCATCACTGTTCTTTCTGTAAAAAGTGTATACTCAAAAGAGACCATCATTGCTTTATGGTGGGAAATTGTATTGGATTCAAAAATCAACgatattttatagttttagcaTTTTATGCTATGATTACAGGTGTTGTAGGTGgctattttacttttaaatacgTGCGGGAAGTTGTCTGGCCTGACCTAGATTCATGGTCGGATGTATTTTTCCCGATTACTATTTTCCGTTGTCTGATAGGTTACATCAAGGGTATCAACTGTCTTCTAATCGTGCACATTTACTTAGAATTCCTATTTGGAGTAATTGGATTTGTTTATTTCACATCACAGATGACAATCAGTGCAAATGGGAAGACATTGTTCGAAGTTGCAAAGAAGGTGCCAATAAGAAACATGAACACCATGAACCGGAACTTTAAGTCAGTATTTGGGGATTTTTGGGCATTAAATTTCTTGTTTCCCATGACTCTGATTTTTCGTCAAAGAGATGATGGGATACATTGGGATGGTGTGAAAATTGACCATAATGCTAATGAAAAATGGAAAGATGACGGGGAAGTCTTATGA
- the LOC123530771 gene encoding uncharacterized protein LOC123530771 isoform X3, whose product MLQRKLFKAFGSEDGEKKSGIFRIWEEENKKWKEHYNAHVKSGRPERNAKFFMRALMVFQAPTQIYAFMYYIIPYVFDGYSPWTIYYMKVFAWFVLLNGLANWLCVILYDPHYAKTKDNPFLQLDKQYETLPDQFIAPIQQATSNQNELNGHCVYDMTSKEALPWNFCKECAMHVPPRTHHCSFCKKCILKRDHHCFMVGNCIGFKNQRYFIVLAFYAMITGVVGGYFTFKYVREVVWPDLDSWSDVFFPITIFRCLIGYIKGINCLLIVHIYLEFLFGVIGFVYFTSQMTISANGKTLFEVAKKVPIRNMNTMNRNFKSVFGDFWALNFLFPMTLIFRQRDDGIHWDGVKIDHNANEKWKDDGEVL is encoded by the exons ATGCTTCAAAGAAAGCTATTTAAAGCTTTTGGCAGTGAAGATGGTGAAAAGAAATCTGGCATATTTAGAATCTGGGAGGAAGAAAATAAGAAGTGGAAGGAACATTACAATGCTCACGTAAAATCTGGTCGTCCAGAAAGAAACGCTAAG ttcTTCATGCGAGCTCTCATGGTGTTCCAAGCCCCTACTCAGATTTATGCGTTCATGTATTACATCATACCTTATGTGTTTGACGGCTACAGCCCATGGACAATATACTACATGAAAGTTTTTGCTTGGTTTGTGTTGCTGAATGGACTAGCTAATTGGTTATGTGTAATTCTGTACGACCCACATTATGCAAAAACTAAAGACAACCCTTTTCTGCAACTGGATAAACAATATGAAACTCTGCCTGATCAGTTTATAGCACCAATCCAACAGGCAACCAGTAATCAGAACGAATTAAACGGACACTGTGTGTATGATATGACATCAAAGGAGGCTCTACCTTGGAACTTTTGTAAGGAATGTGCAATGCATGTGCCGCCTCGTACTCATCACTGTTCTTTCTGTAAAAAGTGTATACTCAAAAGAGACCATCATTGCTTTATGGTGGGAAATTGTATTGGATTCAAAAATCAACgatattttatagttttagcaTTTTATGCTATGATTACAGGTGTTGTAGGTGgctattttacttttaaatacgTGCGGGAAGTTGTCTGGCCTGACCTAGATTCATGGTCGGATGTATTTTTCCCGATTACTATTTTCCGTTGTCTGATAGGTTACATCAAGGGTATCAACTGTCTTCTAATCGTGCACATTTACTTAGAATTCCTATTTGGAGTAATTGGATTTGTTTATTTCACATCACAGATGACAATCAGTGCAAATGGGAAGACATTGTTCGAAGTTGCAAAGAAGGTGCCAATAAGAAACATGAACACCATGAACCGGAACTTTAAGTCAGTATTTGGGGATTTTTGGGCATTAAATTTCTTGTTTCCCATGACTCTGATTTTTCGTCAAAGAGATGATGGGATACATTGGGATGGTGTGAAAATTGACCATAATGCTAATGAAAAATGGAAAGATGACGGGGAAGTCTTATGA
- the LOC123530771 gene encoding uncharacterized protein LOC123530771 isoform X1, translated as MWNIFKVIIRKAWVTGLVCGLKMMHRRQASDADISWFKFPRLPTEEEQKLSLMEKWRKHLERKKKQGDTCLTVFFMRALMVFQAPTQIYAFMYYIIPYVFDGYSPWTIYYMKVFAWFVLLNGLANWLCVILYDPHYAKTKDNPFLQLDKQYETLPDQFIAPIQQATSNQNELNGHCVYDMTSKEALPWNFCKECAMHVPPRTHHCSFCKKCILKRDHHCFMVGNCIGFKNQRYFIVLAFYAMITGVVGGYFTFKYVREVVWPDLDSWSDVFFPITIFRCLIGYIKGINCLLIVHIYLEFLFGVIGFVYFTSQMTISANGKTLFEVAKKVPIRNMNTMNRNFKSVFGDFWALNFLFPMTLIFRQRDDGIHWDGVKIDHNANEKWKDDGEVL; from the exons GGTGACTGGTCTTGTGTGTGGTTTGAAAATGATGCACCGACGCCAAGCCAGTGATGCCGATATATCATGGTTTAAGTTTCCAAGGTTGCCAACAGAGGAAGAGCAAAAGCTTTCTTTAATGGAAAAGTGGCGTAAACATttggaaagaaagaaaaaacaagggGACACTTGCTTAACAGTT ttcTTCATGCGAGCTCTCATGGTGTTCCAAGCCCCTACTCAGATTTATGCGTTCATGTATTACATCATACCTTATGTGTTTGACGGCTACAGCCCATGGACAATATACTACATGAAAGTTTTTGCTTGGTTTGTGTTGCTGAATGGACTAGCTAATTGGTTATGTGTAATTCTGTACGACCCACATTATGCAAAAACTAAAGACAACCCTTTTCTGCAACTGGATAAACAATATGAAACTCTGCCTGATCAGTTTATAGCACCAATCCAACAGGCAACCAGTAATCAGAACGAATTAAACGGACACTGTGTGTATGATATGACATCAAAGGAGGCTCTACCTTGGAACTTTTGTAAGGAATGTGCAATGCATGTGCCGCCTCGTACTCATCACTGTTCTTTCTGTAAAAAGTGTATACTCAAAAGAGACCATCATTGCTTTATGGTGGGAAATTGTATTGGATTCAAAAATCAACgatattttatagttttagcaTTTTATGCTATGATTACAGGTGTTGTAGGTGgctattttacttttaaatacgTGCGGGAAGTTGTCTGGCCTGACCTAGATTCATGGTCGGATGTATTTTTCCCGATTACTATTTTCCGTTGTCTGATAGGTTACATCAAGGGTATCAACTGTCTTCTAATCGTGCACATTTACTTAGAATTCCTATTTGGAGTAATTGGATTTGTTTATTTCACATCACAGATGACAATCAGTGCAAATGGGAAGACATTGTTCGAAGTTGCAAAGAAGGTGCCAATAAGAAACATGAACACCATGAACCGGAACTTTAAGTCAGTATTTGGGGATTTTTGGGCATTAAATTTCTTGTTTCCCATGACTCTGATTTTTCGTCAAAGAGATGATGGGATACATTGGGATGGTGTGAAAATTGACCATAATGCTAATGAAAAATGGAAAGATGACGGGGAAGTCTTATGA